Proteins encoded within one genomic window of Deltaproteobacteria bacterium:
- a CDS encoding SDR family oxidoreductase yields MSFDSQPLAGKVAVVTGGARGIGRGIALALAEAGADVAIADAHPEPFRGERYYRLRSRTSGADEETPTSEAVRALGRRSLALQVDVADAEAVLRVAEEVARALGPVDVLVNNAGIVNNIARIADMKPDAWDHELRVNLTGMFHTVRAFVPAMASRGWGRVINISSVAAMTPSLGQPAYSASKAGVIAFTQSVAQEFGRGGVTANAVMPGLIATPLVLSMPEHLRERSIAQTPVARLGTPADIGALVAFLASPAAGFITGVAIPCDGGMLHAALGGLDG; encoded by the coding sequence ATGTCCTTCGATTCGCAGCCGCTCGCCGGCAAGGTCGCAGTCGTTACGGGCGGCGCGCGCGGCATCGGCCGCGGCATCGCGCTCGCGCTGGCGGAGGCGGGCGCCGACGTCGCGATCGCCGACGCGCACCCCGAGCCGTTCCGCGGCGAGCGGTACTACCGCCTGCGCTCGCGCACGTCCGGGGCGGACGAGGAGACGCCCACCAGCGAGGCCGTGCGCGCGCTCGGGCGCCGCTCGCTCGCGCTGCAGGTCGATGTCGCGGACGCCGAGGCCGTGCTGCGCGTCGCGGAAGAGGTGGCGCGCGCGCTCGGGCCGGTGGACGTGCTCGTCAACAACGCCGGCATCGTGAACAACATCGCGCGCATCGCGGACATGAAGCCTGACGCGTGGGATCACGAGCTGCGCGTGAACCTCACGGGCATGTTCCACACGGTCCGTGCGTTCGTGCCGGCGATGGCCTCGCGCGGCTGGGGGCGCGTGATCAACATCTCGAGCGTCGCCGCGATGACACCATCGCTCGGGCAGCCCGCTTACTCCGCCAGCAAGGCTGGCGTGATCGCGTTCACGCAGAGCGTCGCGCAGGAGTTCGGCCGCGGCGGCGTCACTGCCAACGCCGTCATGCCCGGGCTGATCGCGACGCCGCTCGTGCTCTCGATGCCCGAGCACCTGCGCGAGCGCTCCATCGCGCAGACGCCCGTCGCGCGGCTCGGCACGCCCGCCGACATCGGCGCGCTCGTCGCGTTCCTCGCTTCGCCCGCGGCGGGATTCATTACGGGCGTCGCGATCCCGTGCGATGGCGGCATGTTGCACGCGGCACTCGGCGGGCTCGATGGCTGA
- a CDS encoding MaoC family dehydratase N-terminal domain-containing protein has protein sequence MAADVDFDTSDVDRWIGVPLGGGELKDPVGANDVRRWTQAMQNPNPLFFDERYAAQSRFGRLVAPLSFAVCTDDSHGAAPAIQGTIKGTHMLFGGDEWWFFGPRIYPGDTFRHERMLFDYKLTQTKFAGPTMFSRGDTTYVNGRGEIVCKQRSTSIRYRPNDARERGQFDANREKTWTDAELREIEKQKFEYYRSFLDLGHEKRLYVKKGDKLAARPIGPHTLASFSTEWRAFLMSVWGAFAESGGPTSLWRAGWLPEMSRDLEGAKIDPSYSDGLYYGPSRGHVQDRYAQVIGMPRSYGYGASMGAWILDYLANWAGEWADVLHSKMSYRAPALTGDVTFLNGEVIELAEDRRSGRSIATLRVVMTNQRDEVMASGDAEIALPSA, from the coding sequence ATGGCAGCCGACGTCGATTTCGACACGAGTGACGTGGATCGCTGGATCGGAGTGCCGCTCGGCGGCGGCGAGCTGAAGGATCCGGTCGGCGCGAACGACGTGCGGCGCTGGACGCAGGCGATGCAGAACCCGAACCCGCTGTTCTTCGACGAGCGCTACGCCGCGCAGAGCCGCTTCGGCCGCCTCGTCGCGCCGCTCTCCTTCGCGGTGTGCACGGACGACTCGCACGGCGCCGCGCCCGCGATCCAAGGCACGATCAAGGGCACGCACATGCTGTTCGGCGGCGACGAGTGGTGGTTCTTCGGGCCGCGTATCTACCCCGGCGACACGTTCCGCCACGAGCGCATGCTGTTCGACTACAAGCTCACGCAGACGAAGTTCGCGGGGCCGACGATGTTCTCGCGCGGCGATACGACCTACGTGAACGGCCGCGGCGAGATCGTGTGCAAGCAGCGCTCGACCTCGATCCGCTATCGCCCGAACGACGCGCGCGAGCGCGGCCAGTTCGACGCGAACCGCGAGAAGACGTGGACGGACGCCGAGCTGCGCGAGATCGAGAAGCAGAAGTTCGAGTACTACCGCTCGTTCCTCGACCTCGGGCACGAGAAGCGGCTGTACGTGAAGAAGGGCGACAAGCTCGCCGCGCGCCCGATCGGGCCGCACACGCTCGCGAGCTTCAGCACGGAGTGGCGCGCGTTTCTGATGAGCGTGTGGGGCGCGTTCGCCGAGAGCGGCGGGCCCACCTCGCTGTGGCGCGCGGGCTGGCTGCCGGAGATGAGCCGCGACCTCGAGGGCGCGAAGATCGACCCGAGCTACTCCGACGGTCTCTACTACGGCCCCTCGCGCGGTCACGTGCAGGACCGCTACGCGCAGGTGATCGGCATGCCGCGCAGCTACGGCTACGGCGCCTCGATGGGCGCGTGGATCCTCGACTACCTCGCGAACTGGGCGGGCGAGTGGGCCGACGTCCTGCACAGCAAGATGTCGTATCGCGCACCGGCGCTGACCGGCGACGTGACGTTTCTGAACGGCGAGGTGATCGAGCTCGCCGAGGATCGCCGCAGCGGGCGCAGCATCGCGACGCTGCGCGTCGTGATGACGAACCAGCGCGACGAAGTGATGGCGAGCGGCGACGCGGAGATCGCGCTGCCGAGCGCGTGA